From a region of the Salinispira pacifica genome:
- a CDS encoding SLC13 family permease produces the protein MTELGFNGLATIATIVILLVVLISDRVRPVFAFLGAVGVLFLLQIITPAQALSGFANPVIATLALLFIVNKAVEKTGIIGDAVRFIRTEKTFRFETVLIFVLMLPVALFSSILNNTPIVLMLVPAVKGWAQKHDVPSSRLLIPLSYAAIIGGMWTIIGTSTNLLINNLFTDYSGNGLFFFEPGVIGVPLTVAGILYMVVLGRHLLPSYQEPGQRLASHSDEYLIELMVPKRSILSGMTVEDAGFRNLRGVYLAQLYRKDDLYGPVAPDFRLKEGDRLIFAGDVEAAEELAQEKHLVPGDPKSFASDTRDIQDHLVELVVRDDTRLPGRTIKQMSFRSRYGAAVLAVHRKGERLSGRIGDMKLKAGDNLLILTTQERVKRLRQIPEFYLLDRARKVTVLKKWQRYLVYAGTVIMIALAALSTMGYIMGFGGRPMGLLHFAALLVAILFATRTINTRDMKEAIRFDLLFIIASAIGISAALQNTGIAEGIGEQLFTLSRFLGPLGILAVVFIITNIITELITNNAAAVLLFPIVMSLSQSMGIDTRAMIMVLIVAAGSSFSTPMGYQTNLIVQSAAQYRFRDFLKVGLPMNVISFIVTMTMVDMLYL, from the coding sequence ATGACGGAGCTGGGCTTCAACGGGCTTGCAACCATCGCAACCATTGTGATTCTCCTTGTTGTGCTGATCAGCGACCGGGTACGGCCGGTGTTTGCTTTTCTGGGTGCGGTTGGAGTTTTGTTTCTTCTGCAGATTATCACCCCCGCCCAGGCTTTGAGCGGGTTCGCAAATCCGGTGATTGCAACCCTTGCCCTTTTGTTCATTGTGAATAAGGCGGTGGAAAAAACCGGGATTATCGGGGATGCGGTGCGCTTTATCCGCACTGAAAAGACGTTCCGTTTCGAAACTGTACTGATTTTCGTTCTTATGCTCCCGGTAGCCCTTTTTTCATCCATTCTCAATAACACGCCCATTGTGCTCATGCTGGTTCCGGCTGTGAAGGGATGGGCGCAAAAGCATGATGTTCCCAGCAGCCGGCTGCTCATCCCTCTGAGCTATGCAGCGATTATCGGCGGGATGTGGACCATCATCGGTACCTCAACCAATTTGCTTATCAATAACCTGTTTACCGATTACAGCGGGAACGGGCTGTTTTTCTTTGAGCCCGGAGTGATCGGTGTTCCTCTGACGGTTGCGGGTATTCTCTATATGGTGGTGCTGGGAAGACATCTGCTTCCCAGTTATCAGGAACCGGGGCAGCGGCTGGCATCTCACAGCGATGAATATCTTATCGAGCTGATGGTTCCCAAGCGCAGCATTCTTTCGGGCATGACCGTTGAAGATGCGGGGTTCAGGAATCTCCGGGGGGTGTATCTTGCCCAGCTGTACCGCAAGGATGATCTGTACGGTCCGGTGGCTCCGGATTTCCGCCTCAAGGAGGGGGACCGGCTGATATTTGCCGGGGATGTGGAAGCCGCCGAAGAGCTGGCCCAGGAGAAGCATTTGGTTCCAGGGGATCCCAAGAGCTTTGCCAGCGATACCCGGGATATTCAGGACCATCTGGTTGAATTGGTTGTTCGGGATGATACCCGGCTGCCGGGACGAACCATTAAGCAGATGTCCTTCCGAAGCCGCTACGGTGCAGCGGTCCTTGCCGTGCACCGGAAAGGTGAACGACTCAGCGGCCGCATCGGCGATATGAAGCTGAAGGCCGGGGACAACCTTTTGATCCTCACCACCCAGGAACGGGTGAAGCGGCTGAGACAGATCCCGGAGTTTTATCTGCTGGACCGAGCCCGGAAGGTGACGGTTCTGAAAAAATGGCAGCGTTACCTGGTATATGCCGGTACGGTGATCATGATTGCCCTGGCTGCTTTGAGCACCATGGGCTACATTATGGGCTTCGGCGGAAGACCCATGGGGCTTCTCCACTTCGCAGCCCTCCTGGTTGCCATCCTGTTCGCCACCCGGACTATCAACACCCGTGATATGAAGGAGGCGATCCGTTTTGATCTGCTGTTTATCATCGCCTCGGCCATCGGTATTTCGGCGGCCCTCCAGAATACGGGAATTGCCGAGGGAATCGGAGAACAGCTGTTTACCCTCTCACGGTTTTTAGGTCCCCTGGGAATTCTGGCTGTGGTGTTTATTATCACCAATATCATTACCGAACTGATCACCAACAATGCGGCGGCGGTTCTTCTGTTTCCCATTGTCATGAGCCTTTCCCAGAGCATGGGAATCGACACCCGGGCCATGATTATGGTGCTCATAGTTGCTGCGGGAAGCAGTTTTTCCACTCCCATGGGTTATCAGACCAATCTGATTGTCCAAAGCGCCGCCCAGTACCGGTTCCGGGATTTTCTGAAAGTGGGGCTGCCCATGAATGTGATCTCATTTATCGTCACCATGACCATGGTGGACATGCTCTATCTTTAA
- a CDS encoding mannose-1-phosphate guanylyltransferase/mannose-6-phosphate isomerase, with amino-acid sequence MSNDSTKPDHSQDQLVNLILCGGVGSRLWPLSRKLLPKQFSRILRGQTLFERTVARNRKIASATMLAANRHQAFLGFNQMEGLGIHEHFGLIEPVGRNTAPAMALAAMLVDENAIILATPSDHLIEKEEAYARAVDTAVELAREGRIVTFGIRPEYPETGFGYIEAAASASSRGDDGNNGPGDSGSDADPSYAVKAFREKPDQATAEKFVEAGNFYWNSGMFCFRAGTFLEELKLHAPDVYSASLAAFKAAGGPAARKERTPWQPEVNDMEGIPAISVDYAVMEKSRKIAVVPCDIGWSDLGSLDALYDFYRDGSGETADALSGDQADFDDDGNASAADVDPVYIDSRRNLVIGGGRQVAMIDVEDLMVVETPDALLISRRGSSQKVKNVVKELEQRDGPESRLTERFPTIERPWGQYTTLHDGGAYMVRRIEIKPGKRTSLQRHFKREEHWTIVSGQALVQIEKSRKHYYPGQGVEIPMGAYHRIENPVDETLIIIETQLAVADADAPERTGISRDQVSSAAAGDGAGTAASEEAAAAAAEEHDGKRDATVPHPDISGAHEASDQTRGGQSVQIDESDVQRLEDDYAWLR; translated from the coding sequence ATGTCAAATGACAGCACAAAACCCGACCACAGCCAGGACCAGCTCGTAAACCTCATACTCTGCGGAGGGGTGGGGAGCAGACTCTGGCCCCTCTCCCGAAAACTCCTACCTAAGCAGTTCTCACGGATTCTCCGGGGACAGACCCTCTTCGAGCGCACAGTGGCCAGAAACCGGAAGATCGCTTCGGCCACCATGCTGGCTGCCAACAGGCATCAGGCGTTCCTGGGCTTCAATCAGATGGAAGGACTGGGCATCCATGAGCATTTCGGCCTCATCGAACCGGTGGGACGCAATACCGCCCCGGCAATGGCCCTGGCAGCGATGCTGGTGGATGAAAACGCAATTATTCTTGCCACTCCCTCGGATCATTTAATAGAAAAAGAGGAAGCCTACGCACGGGCCGTTGATACGGCGGTGGAGCTGGCCCGGGAAGGGCGGATCGTGACCTTCGGCATCAGACCCGAGTATCCGGAAACAGGGTTCGGGTATATCGAAGCAGCCGCATCAGCATCCAGCAGAGGCGATGACGGAAATAACGGTCCGGGTGATTCCGGGTCGGATGCCGACCCGTCGTATGCTGTGAAGGCCTTTCGGGAGAAGCCGGACCAGGCCACCGCAGAGAAGTTCGTGGAAGCGGGGAATTTTTACTGGAACAGCGGCATGTTCTGCTTCAGGGCGGGGACGTTCCTGGAAGAGCTGAAGCTTCATGCCCCGGACGTGTACTCGGCATCCCTTGCGGCTTTCAAAGCTGCCGGCGGTCCCGCCGCCCGGAAAGAGCGTACCCCCTGGCAGCCTGAAGTCAATGATATGGAGGGCATTCCCGCCATTTCGGTGGACTATGCAGTAATGGAGAAGAGCCGCAAAATTGCCGTGGTACCCTGCGATATCGGCTGGAGCGATCTGGGAAGCCTGGATGCCCTCTACGATTTTTACCGTGATGGATCAGGCGAAACCGCAGATGCTCTTTCGGGCGATCAGGCGGATTTTGATGACGACGGAAACGCTTCGGCGGCGGATGTTGATCCCGTGTACATAGATTCCCGGCGGAATTTGGTGATCGGCGGCGGCCGGCAGGTCGCCATGATAGATGTTGAAGATCTTATGGTGGTTGAGACTCCAGATGCCCTTCTGATTTCCCGCAGGGGAAGCAGTCAGAAGGTAAAGAACGTGGTGAAAGAGCTGGAGCAGCGGGACGGACCTGAATCCAGACTTACCGAACGCTTCCCCACAATAGAGCGGCCGTGGGGACAGTACACCACCCTCCATGACGGCGGGGCGTACATGGTCCGGCGCATAGAGATCAAGCCGGGAAAGCGCACCAGCCTCCAGCGGCATTTCAAACGTGAGGAGCACTGGACCATTGTTTCAGGCCAGGCCCTGGTACAGATCGAAAAAAGCCGGAAACACTACTATCCCGGCCAGGGTGTTGAAATCCCCATGGGCGCATATCACCGAATAGAGAATCCCGTTGACGAAACCCTCATAATAATTGAAACACAGCTTGCTGTGGCGGATGCCGATGCCCCCGAGAGGACGGGTATTTCCAGGGATCAGGTCTCATCGGCGGCGGCCGGAGACGGTGCAGGGACCGCAGCAAGTGAAGAAGCGGCGGCCGCAGCTGCCGAAGAGCATGACGGAAAAAGGGACGCTACTGTCCCCCACCCGGATATCAGCGGAGCCCATGAAGCAAGCGATCAGACCCGGGGCGGTCAGAGCGTACAGATCGATGAAAGCGACGTACAGCGTCTTGAAGACGATTATGCGTGGCTGCGCTGA
- a CDS encoding methylenetetrahydrofolate reductase, with amino-acid sequence MLVKDIFNGCNDEGKIPFSFEFFPPKTPRGWEKLFKTMRELLPLNPAYVSVTYGAGGSTRDNTHDLVSRIHGEGLPVVAHLTCEQSSESEIAAILERYDREGIHNILALKGDVPLPVGSVDKGRSTGADDSATADTPFTYAADLVAYIKRKYPHFGVGVAGFPEGHPATANRLKEMDYLKAKVEAGADYIVTQMFFDNRDFYDYRERCRMAGIDIPIIAGLMPVTSVKGMEKMAELSGGSRFPAALLQRLKRTVNNNGGQWGIYGAAENNTPEVRDAVSRVGEHWTSEQISDLLNHQVAGIHLYTLNNSGASIRIMKSLGLESYSVRG; translated from the coding sequence ATGCTGGTAAAAGATATTTTCAACGGCTGCAATGATGAGGGAAAGATTCCCTTCAGCTTCGAATTTTTCCCTCCCAAAACACCCCGGGGCTGGGAGAAGCTGTTTAAGACCATGCGCGAACTGCTTCCTCTGAATCCTGCATATGTTTCGGTGACCTACGGTGCCGGCGGCAGCACCCGGGATAACACCCATGATCTGGTGAGCCGGATTCACGGCGAAGGGCTTCCGGTTGTGGCTCATCTTACCTGCGAGCAGAGCAGTGAATCGGAAATCGCCGCAATTCTTGAACGATATGACCGGGAAGGGATCCATAATATTCTGGCTCTCAAGGGTGATGTCCCTCTACCCGTAGGGAGTGTTGACAAAGGCCGTAGCACCGGGGCGGACGACAGCGCAACGGCTGATACGCCGTTCACCTACGCCGCCGATTTGGTTGCATACATTAAGCGGAAGTATCCGCATTTTGGTGTGGGTGTGGCGGGCTTTCCCGAAGGGCATCCTGCCACCGCAAACCGTCTGAAGGAAATGGATTACCTGAAAGCCAAAGTTGAGGCCGGGGCGGATTATATTGTCACTCAAATGTTTTTTGACAACAGGGATTTTTACGATTATCGTGAGCGGTGCCGGATGGCGGGAATTGATATTCCCATTATTGCCGGACTTATGCCGGTTACATCCGTTAAAGGCATGGAGAAGATGGCCGAGTTATCCGGAGGCAGCCGTTTCCCTGCGGCATTATTGCAGCGTCTTAAGCGGACGGTGAATAATAACGGCGGTCAGTGGGGCATCTACGGTGCCGCCGAAAACAATACTCCGGAGGTCCGGGATGCGGTATCAAGGGTGGGTGAACACTGGACCAGCGAACAGATCAGCGACCTTTTAAATCATCAGGTTGCGGGTATTCATCTGTATACCCTGAATAATTCGGGAGCGTCCATCAGGATAATGAAGAGTTTGGGGTTGGAAAGCTATTCCGTCCGGGGGTAG
- the metK gene encoding methionine adenosyltransferase, whose amino-acid sequence MAQHKEKYVFTSESVSEGHPDKLADQVSDAVLDACLSDDPGAHVACETYTTTGMVLIGGEITTDTYVDIQQIARDVVRDIGYTHADYGLDWESMSVLNVIHSQSPDIAQGVNGSGLYSGEQGAGDQGMMFGFACNETGELMPAPVSFAHRILRRAAELRKSGDIPWLRPDSKSQVSIKYDGFTPVGVDSVVVSHQHDPDVERSDLEECIREEIIRPVLEPTGLLTPETDFFINPTGRFVIGGPHGDAGLTGRKIIVDTYGGMGRHGGGAFSGKDPSKVDRSAAYMARYVAKNIVAAGLADRAEVQFAYAIGVPFPVSVMVNSFGTAEVEDYQIAEAVKQVFDLSPKGIISELDLLKPIYRSTTNYGHFGRDGFSWEKTDRASALKAAL is encoded by the coding sequence ATGGCCCAACATAAAGAGAAGTATGTTTTTACTTCCGAGTCTGTATCCGAGGGGCATCCGGATAAGCTTGCGGATCAGGTTTCTGATGCAGTTCTGGATGCATGTCTCAGTGATGACCCCGGTGCGCATGTGGCCTGTGAAACATATACTACCACCGGAATGGTTCTTATAGGCGGGGAAATTACCACTGACACCTATGTGGATATTCAGCAGATTGCCCGGGATGTTGTGCGGGATATCGGATACACCCACGCGGATTACGGTTTGGACTGGGAAAGTATGTCGGTTCTCAATGTGATACACAGCCAAAGTCCGGACATCGCTCAGGGTGTCAACGGATCAGGGCTGTACTCAGGGGAACAGGGTGCCGGGGACCAGGGGATGATGTTCGGGTTTGCCTGCAATGAAACTGGTGAGCTGATGCCCGCACCGGTAAGTTTTGCTCACCGGATTCTCCGCAGAGCCGCCGAATTACGTAAAAGCGGGGACATTCCCTGGCTGAGGCCTGACAGCAAGAGCCAGGTATCAATTAAATATGACGGATTCACGCCTGTAGGGGTGGATTCGGTAGTGGTGAGTCATCAGCACGATCCTGATGTGGAGCGCAGCGATCTCGAGGAATGCATCCGTGAAGAAATTATCCGACCTGTGCTTGAACCCACAGGGCTTCTCACACCCGAGACAGATTTTTTTATTAACCCCACCGGACGGTTCGTAATCGGCGGGCCCCATGGTGATGCCGGACTTACCGGAAGGAAAATTATTGTTGATACATACGGCGGTATGGGACGGCACGGCGGCGGCGCATTCAGCGGGAAGGATCCCAGCAAAGTGGACCGTTCTGCGGCGTACATGGCCCGCTATGTAGCAAAGAATATCGTGGCTGCCGGCCTCGCAGACCGTGCAGAGGTACAGTTTGCATATGCCATCGGCGTCCCGTTCCCCGTGAGTGTAATGGTGAACAGTTTCGGCACCGCTGAAGTAGAGGATTATCAGATTGCAGAGGCGGTTAAGCAGGTGTTTGACCTTTCTCCGAAGGGAATCATCAGCGAACTGGATCTGCTCAAGCCGATCTACCGCAGCACCACCAACTACGGTCATTTCGGAAGGGACGGTTTCAGCTGGGAGAAAACAGACCGTGCAAGTGCTCTGAAGGCGGCTTTGTAG
- a CDS encoding GGDEF domain-containing protein, translated as MEIPTIRRILGDYLLPILVPGAVFFAVFIGVIYLPMGGFSEASRISQVVLNLLDAALVIGMMAIFSFSLRYFRARGFYFTLLLIIQMWFFQQEELTNGAYWAYIFIPWAFLVFMFARERGIFSPHTRLLLLCIAVPVLLRFLLEQYAGLPLTRWAASLDLVPPDSKLAELGISSWSLFLYAGALIMGIIRYVLRPGRDMAAVLWILVISLVMIRMAGMESYPELVTAGLDSNELTPEFMFLAGEGVEPGLHGFLALAVFTAALLEVVTLFDISYRMAYQDQLTELPGRRAFDDALSNLGKKYSIVMVDVDKFKSFNDSYGHDVGDQVLKMVARIMSANARPGTAYRYGGEEFVLLYPGLEAGEAAQLADSIRRKIAGYPFALRKFFRPYRHSLSSRRSESVGRKAVSGNRKTGHSRSGGSKSREMQGGVKGQVPKTVSITVSMGLSQRGDSSESASEVLKQADQALYAAKEGGRNRLEAFRG; from the coding sequence ATGGAAATCCCAACAATCCGCCGCATCCTCGGCGATTACCTTCTGCCTATTCTCGTCCCAGGAGCTGTGTTTTTCGCTGTGTTTATAGGGGTAATATATCTGCCGATGGGCGGCTTCAGCGAAGCTTCCCGCATATCCCAGGTTGTACTGAACCTTCTGGATGCAGCCCTGGTGATCGGTATGATGGCCATATTCTCCTTTTCTCTGCGCTATTTCCGGGCTCGGGGATTTTATTTTACGCTTTTGCTTATCATACAGATGTGGTTCTTTCAGCAGGAGGAGCTTACAAACGGCGCTTACTGGGCCTATATCTTTATTCCCTGGGCGTTTCTTGTATTCATGTTTGCCCGGGAACGGGGAATTTTCAGTCCTCATACCAGATTGCTCCTGCTTTGCATCGCCGTACCGGTTTTGCTGAGATTTCTCCTTGAGCAGTATGCAGGGCTTCCACTTACAAGGTGGGCCGCGTCCCTGGATTTGGTGCCTCCTGATTCCAAATTGGCTGAATTGGGTATTTCTTCCTGGTCGTTGTTTTTGTATGCCGGCGCACTGATTATGGGAATTATCAGGTATGTTCTGAGGCCGGGGCGGGATATGGCGGCAGTGTTGTGGATACTGGTGATTTCCCTGGTTATGATCCGGATGGCAGGGATGGAGAGTTATCCTGAGCTTGTGACTGCTGGGTTGGATAGCAATGAGTTGACGCCGGAGTTTATGTTCTTGGCCGGAGAGGGGGTGGAGCCCGGACTTCATGGGTTTTTAGCGTTGGCGGTTTTTACTGCAGCCCTGCTGGAGGTGGTCACTCTATTCGATATCTCATATCGCATGGCGTATCAGGATCAACTGACAGAGCTTCCCGGACGTCGGGCTTTTGACGATGCCCTGTCCAATCTGGGAAAGAAATACAGCATTGTAATGGTGGATGTTGATAAGTTTAAAAGCTTTAATGACAGCTATGGGCATGATGTGGGGGACCAGGTGCTGAAGATGGTAGCCAGAATTATGTCTGCCAATGCACGCCCGGGCACTGCGTACCGCTACGGAGGAGAGGAGTTTGTACTCCTGTATCCAGGTCTTGAAGCCGGGGAAGCGGCGCAGCTTGCTGACAGCATCAGAAGAAAGATCGCCGGCTACCCTTTTGCGTTGAGGAAATTTTTCCGTCCCTACCGTCACAGCTTGAGCAGTCGAAGGTCGGAGTCTGTCGGCCGAAAGGCAGTTTCGGGTAACCGTAAGACTGGCCATTCAAGGTCGGGTGGAAGTAAGAGCCGGGAGATGCAGGGTGGGGTAAAAGGTCAGGTACCGAAAACCGTGAGCATTACGGTGAGCATGGGGTTGTCCCAACGGGGCGATTCCTCCGAGTCGGCTTCTGAAGTGCTGAAACAGGCTGATCAGGCTCTGTATGCTGCCAAGGAGGGCGGGCGGAACCGTCTGGAAGCTTTCCGCGGGTAA
- a CDS encoding sugar phosphorylase produces MSQSLKISPFISKIYPADTAPEAEQKLNKLLETHEEKLRDAQKRFQAGGEVKDSGGPGSGGASAASAGVAGRAAENINRSRLPLSEEDAFVICYGDSFLLGDEPADPDQRKNAALGVGGGIDEDGTLHSEAPEDRRHLKALAAFAERHLKDVVSGIHILPFFPYSSDDGFSIIDYYRVNPDLGDWKDINRIASDFRLMADLVLNHCSAKGPWFQAYLKGDPEYQGFFIDLPEDSDVRDIVRPRTHPLLTPFKATDPESGKAITRHVWTTFSADQVDLNFGHPGTLIQMIDAILFFIEQGAQVIRLDAIAYLWKELGTPSIHHEKTHLVVQLYRHILDVLAPWVVLITETNVPHRENMSYFGNGVNEAHMIYQFSLPPLIFDAFLRGDASHLRDWARTIPSGNPGPVGYHSTYFNFCASHDGIGVTPAHGILSEDELQDLYDAAESRGGRISYKATPQGKIPYELNINYFSAIADPDLPTDIRVKKFLASQAVLLSLAGVPGIYIHSLIGSENWEEGVNLTGANRTINRQKLFLSRVEEELADPDSLRSLVFSGYTNMIKTRRKQKAFHPAGKQSILDVGSEEVFAVLRESPLPPHGGEPEQIVLCLINTSARPVNARLNRNLGYTGIAGKDSGPDFYDLLSDQMFCTSLQCFDQEETDGDTREDLSERTAVLKLAPWEVLWLEIRSPR; encoded by the coding sequence ATGTCTCAATCACTGAAAATATCACCGTTTATTTCGAAAATTTACCCGGCAGACACAGCACCTGAGGCGGAACAGAAGCTCAATAAACTCCTTGAGACCCATGAGGAAAAACTCAGGGACGCCCAAAAGCGCTTTCAGGCAGGTGGCGAGGTGAAAGACTCTGGTGGGCCCGGTTCCGGCGGAGCCTCTGCGGCCTCAGCGGGGGTTGCAGGGCGGGCTGCAGAGAACATTAACAGAAGCAGGCTGCCGTTGAGTGAAGAAGACGCATTTGTGATCTGCTATGGGGACAGTTTTCTTCTGGGGGATGAGCCCGCCGACCCGGATCAGCGCAAAAATGCGGCTTTGGGAGTGGGCGGCGGCATTGATGAAGACGGTACACTGCACTCTGAAGCACCGGAAGACCGGCGTCACCTGAAAGCATTGGCTGCATTTGCTGAAAGGCATTTGAAGGATGTGGTGAGCGGTATTCATATTCTGCCCTTTTTCCCCTACTCTTCGGATGACGGGTTTTCCATAATTGATTACTACCGGGTCAATCCCGATCTGGGAGACTGGAAGGATATCAACCGGATTGCATCGGATTTCCGGCTCATGGCCGATCTGGTGCTTAATCATTGTTCAGCAAAAGGCCCCTGGTTTCAGGCGTACCTGAAGGGAGACCCCGAATACCAGGGTTTTTTTATTGATCTGCCTGAGGACAGCGATGTAAGGGATATTGTACGGCCACGGACCCATCCGCTGCTGACGCCGTTTAAGGCCACAGACCCGGAGAGCGGAAAGGCAATCACACGCCATGTATGGACCACATTCAGCGCCGACCAGGTGGATCTGAATTTCGGGCATCCCGGCACACTGATACAGATGATCGATGCCATTCTGTTCTTTATCGAACAGGGAGCTCAGGTGATCCGACTGGATGCCATCGCGTACCTTTGGAAGGAGTTGGGCACACCATCCATCCATCATGAGAAAACCCACCTGGTTGTTCAGCTGTACCGGCATATTCTGGATGTGCTGGCACCCTGGGTGGTACTTATCACCGAAACGAATGTCCCGCACCGGGAGAATATGAGCTATTTCGGCAACGGGGTGAATGAAGCCCACATGATTTACCAGTTCAGCCTTCCGCCCCTGATATTCGATGCGTTTCTCCGGGGCGATGCTTCGCATTTGAGAGACTGGGCTCGAACCATTCCCAGCGGCAATCCGGGTCCGGTTGGGTACCACAGCACCTATTTCAATTTCTGCGCCAGTCACGACGGTATCGGGGTTACCCCCGCCCACGGGATCCTCAGCGAGGATGAGCTTCAGGATCTTTATGATGCCGCCGAATCCCGGGGAGGCAGAATAAGCTATAAGGCCACCCCTCAGGGAAAAATACCCTACGAATTGAACATCAACTATTTCAGTGCCATTGCAGATCCGGATCTTCCGACAGATATTCGGGTGAAGAAATTTCTTGCAAGCCAGGCGGTGCTTCTCTCCCTGGCAGGGGTGCCGGGGATTTATATCCACAGCCTCATCGGGTCGGAAAACTGGGAGGAAGGTGTGAACCTGACCGGTGCAAACCGGACCATCAACCGGCAGAAGCTGTTTCTTTCCCGTGTGGAAGAGGAGCTTGCCGACCCCGACAGTCTGCGCTCCCTGGTTTTCAGCGGATACACCAATATGATCAAAACCCGTCGAAAACAGAAGGCCTTCCATCCCGCCGGAAAACAGAGTATTCTTGATGTGGGCTCTGAAGAGGTTTTTGCAGTTCTTCGGGAATCACCCCTTCCTCCCCATGGAGGAGAGCCGGAACAGATTGTTCTGTGTTTAATCAATACATCCGCACGACCGGTAAATGCACGACTGAACCGGAATCTTGGGTACACCGGGATTGCGGGGAAGGATTCCGGACCGGATTTCTACGATCTGCTCAGCGATCAGATGTTTTGTACCAGCCTTCAGTGTTTTGACCAGGAAGAAACCGACGGGGACACACGGGAAGACCTGAGCGAGCGAACCGCCGTTCTCAAACTTGCCCCATGGGAAGTTCTCTGGCTGGAAATACGAAGCCCCCGGTGA
- a CDS encoding M20/M25/M40 family metallo-hydrolase has product MKFPSRLKPITDRLSEYSEGIRSMREQIITNSILIGQVPPISVNVKQDEVEHKNTNLRVRTFLERLSEVGLHEAATDTAGNAVGLIKGEGEREGCIVVAAHMDTVYHFDQETHLSIDSNSISGPGIIDNSISLGVLLSLPEILNHLALKFNSDIVLLGLSESLGEANLRGIREFLKHWRRPIKGAVILEGAELGRLNYFSRSMIRANINCEIPMISGWENKYGNNAIIILNEIINRVLEIHLPQRPQTQIIIGKIKGGIKHGDLALSSSLGLEIESTSDELVQQIFSKIEDIVDTGKHENLVDITLTPLSNVHAARLEYTHPLVKTGVACLEALGVKPVIESSESELSIFLGHKIPAITVGVSHGENYHTENAQIEIDPIFKGIAQIVGIIEAIDKGIIDEQ; this is encoded by the coding sequence ATGAAATTCCCATCCCGGCTGAAGCCGATCACCGACAGACTGTCCGAATACAGCGAGGGCATCCGTTCCATGCGGGAACAGATTATCACCAATTCCATTCTCATCGGACAGGTCCCCCCCATCTCAGTGAATGTGAAACAGGATGAGGTGGAGCATAAAAACACCAATCTCCGGGTTCGAACCTTTCTTGAGCGGCTCTCCGAAGTGGGACTTCACGAGGCCGCCACCGATACTGCGGGTAACGCAGTGGGGCTTATCAAAGGGGAAGGAGAGCGGGAAGGCTGCATTGTTGTGGCCGCGCATATGGATACCGTGTATCATTTCGACCAGGAAACCCATCTCTCAATAGACAGCAACAGCATCAGCGGTCCGGGTATCATCGACAACTCGATCAGTCTGGGGGTGCTCCTGAGTCTGCCGGAAATCCTGAATCATCTGGCTTTGAAGTTCAATTCTGATATCGTTCTGCTGGGTCTGAGCGAATCACTGGGAGAAGCCAATCTCCGGGGGATTCGTGAATTTCTCAAGCATTGGCGCCGCCCCATCAAGGGAGCAGTAATCCTGGAGGGTGCCGAGCTTGGGCGGCTCAATTATTTTTCCCGCTCAATGATCCGGGCAAATATCAACTGTGAAATCCCCATGATTTCCGGCTGGGAAAACAAGTACGGGAACAACGCCATTATCATTCTGAACGAAATTATCAACAGAGTTCTTGAGATTCACCTTCCCCAGAGGCCCCAGACCCAGATCATCATCGGAAAGATCAAGGGAGGCATCAAGCACGGGGACCTGGCCCTTTCCTCCAGCCTGGGTCTGGAAATTGAATCCACCTCCGACGAGCTGGTTCAGCAGATATTTTCAAAAATTGAAGATATCGTGGATACGGGGAAGCACGAAAATCTGGTGGATATCACCCTCACCCCCCTATCAAACGTTCATGCGGCCCGGCTGGAGTACACCCATCCTCTGGTAAAAACCGGGGTTGCCTGCCTTGAGGCATTGGGAGTGAAACCGGTGATCGAATCAAGCGAATCCGAGCTTTCCATTTTTCTGGGGCACAAGATTCCCGCCATCACGGTGGGGGTAAGCCACGGAGAAAACTATCATACGGAAAACGCCCAGATTGAGATCGACCCCATATTCAAGGGGATTGCCCAGATCGTGGGCATTATTGAGGCAATAGATAAGGGGATCATCGATGAGCAGTAA